Genomic DNA from Aminobacterium mobile DSM 12262:
TCGATCTTTTTCGATCATAGCTGTTTTCAAACCGTTTTTGGCAGCGAGCTCGGCGGCCTTATTTCCTCCAGGACCCCCACCAAGGACGATTACATCGTACATAAATCCACCTCCTGCTATTTCCCATGAAAGAAAGGGACCCGGTAGAGAAATATTCCTCCGGGCCCCTTTCGCTTCGTGTCTCTTATTATTCTTCTTCAGGCTGCCAGCGGAGCACGGGCTTTCTGGCAGCTTGCGTTTCGTCAAGCCTGGAAACGATAGTGCAGTACGGAGCATCCTTGAAGCATTCAGGTTTCTCTTCAGCTTCCTTAGCTATAGCTAGGAGAGCTTGTATGAATGCATCAATTTCTTCTTTGCTTTCTGTTTCTGGTGGTTCTATCATTATGGCTTCTTCCACGAGATGTGGGAAGTAGACTGTGGATGGGTGGAATCCATAATCCATCAGTCTCTTTGCCATATCAAGAGTAGACACTCCAAATTCATTATGCTGCTTTTTCCCCGATAAAACAAACTCATGTTTGCATATCCTATCGAAATCAAGAACAAAATCTTTTTTGAGCATCGCCTGTGCGTAATTCGCATTAAGAACGGCATTTTCTGCCACTGCTCTTAATCCATCTGGCCCCATAGTTCGAATATACGTGTAGGCTCTGACCAACACTCCAAAATTGCCGTAGAAAGAACGTACTTTCCCTATAGAAAGAGGTCGGTCGTAATCGAAGTCATACGTATTATCGTTGTTCTTCACCACTAATGGAGAGGGTAAGAAAGGAACGAGTTTCTCGCAAACGCCAACTGGACCTGAGCCAGGCCCCCCTCCGCCGTGAGGTGTACTGAAAGATTTATGGAGGTTGAGGTGTATAACATCGAATCCCATATCGCCAGGTCGAGCTTTTCCGAGAATAGCGTTCGCATTTGCTCCATCATAGTAAAGAAGGCCACCTGCGTCGTGAATGATCTTCGCAATTTCTAGGATATCTTCTTCAAAGAGCCCCAATGTGTTGGGGTTGGTGAGCATAATGCCGGCGATTTCGTCAGACATAAGGGCTTTTAGAGCTTCAATATCTACATTGCCCCGTTCGTTGGATTTTACTTCAACGACTTCGAATCCGGCCACAGCAGCTGATGCAGGGTTTGTCCCATGAGCCGTATCAGGTACGATCATCTTCGTTCTCTTCGTATCGCCGCGATGCTGGTGATAGGCTTTGATGATCATATTCCCTGTGAGTTCTCCATGAGCTCCTGCTGCGGGCTGTAGGGAGACGGCTTTCATTCCGGTGATTTCTGCCAGCATCTCAGAAAGCTCGTATATGAGAGCCAATGCCCCCTGAACGGTTTTCGTATCCTGCAATGGATGTATCTCAGAGAACCCTGTAAGTTTGGCCATGTCCTCGTTTAGTTTGGGGTTGTACTTCATAGTACAGGAACCAAGAGGATAGAGCCCCTCGTCTACAGCGTAATTTAACTGAGAAAGACGAGTAAAGTGACGTACCACGTCGACCTCGCTTACCTCGGGAAGATCTGCTTCCTCTTTCCTCAACATGGCGTGAGGAATAATGCTCTCGACGTCTTTTTTAGGTACATCTAGCTTTGGAAGAGAGTATCCTTTACGCCCCGGCACGCTTTTCTCAAAAATGGGCGGTACAAGCCTAATCATGCCTTATTCCCCCCTTGCGATCCGGGCAAACCGGTCAATTTCATCACGAGTTCGTTTCTCTGTGACTGCAACAAGCCAAGAGTTTTCGAGCTCAGGATATTCTCGGGACAAGGAGTATCCGCCAATGAACCCTTGCTCGAAAAGACGCTTGTTGAGAGCCTCTGGTGTTTCCGGGCAAATTACGGCAAATTCCCGGAAGAAAGGTGCATCGAAAAGAGGCTTGAATTTTTTATCTTCAATAAGAAGATCGCGAGTGTAAGCAGCTTTTTGCAGACACGCTTCTGCTACTTCTCGAAGTCCTTTTTTGCCCATGAGACTCATATAAATTGTCGCCATAACAATATTTAAGTTGTGGTTAGAGCAGATATTTGAAGTGGCCTTTTCGCGCCGAATGTGTTGTTCTCGAGCCTGAAGGGTCAAGACGTAACCTGTTTTCCCATTTCTGTCCAGAGTTTGTCCTACAACACGTCCGGGGATTTTTCGCATGTATTTTTTGGTAACAGCAAGGAAACCAAATCCAGGGCCACCAAAAGACATAGCATTCCCCATGGGCTGTCCATCACCAATAACTGCATCTGCTCCAAAAGTTACAGGAGGTTCTAAAAGGCTAAGAGCCATAAGGTCCGTAGCTACAGCAAAGAGAGCGCCAGCATTTTTTACAATCTCCCCAATACCTTTCAGGTCTTCAAGAGCTCCGAAGAAATTAGGAGTTTGAACGAAGACAGCTGCAATGTTATCAGAAAGATGTTTTTTTAGATCGTCCACATCAAGCTGCCCATTTTTGAAACCTATTTCCGTTACTTTGATATGTTGATATGGAGCATATGTTTCAAGTACTTTTTTACTTTCAGGATTTGCGGAACGAGCTACGAGCACTTCGCTTCGTTTTGTAGATGCAGCAGCCATAAAAGCTACCTCAGCCATGGCTGTAGCTCCATCATACATGGAAGCATTTGCCACATCCATACCCGTAAGTTCACATATCATAGTCTGATATTCGAATATGGTTTGTAGAGTTCCCTGGCTTACCTCTGGCTGATAAGGAGTGTAGCTGGTTAAAAACTCCTGTCTGCCAGCCAGATGATTTACCACTGTGGGTATAAAGTGGTCATAAACCCCGGCTCCAAGAAAACAAGCGTAGTCCTGAGCATTCGCATTTTGCGCAGCCATAGAAGATATCTGGCGAGAGAGCTCCAGCTCAGAAAGGGCTGAGGGAATATTAAGATTTTTACCCAACCGAATCGACTCTGGTATATCGGCAAAGAGACTATCTATAGAAGACACTCCGACAGTTCGAAGCATCTCTTGCCGCTGTTCTTCTGTATTTGGGATAAACCGTGCCATATATTTACGCCCCCTCTTGGGTTTCGAGGCTGTCACACAGCTTCTTATAGGCCTCCCAGTCTAAAAGGTTATCAAGTTCGGACGGATCAGACATTTCCAAAACAGCAATCCAACTTGCATAGGGATCTTCATTCACAAGTTCAGGAGAGTCTTCCAGTTCAGAGTTGCTTTCAACAATAGTTCCGCTTACTGGAGAGTAGACATCGTTCGCGCCCTTAACAGACTCGACTACGCAGAAGTCGCTTCCAGCAGATACCTCTGCTCCTTCTTCAGGAAGCTCTACATAAACAATGTCGCCCATAGCGTGCTGAGCATAATCTGTAATACCAATTCGAGCCTTACCGTCTTCTACTTTTACCCATTCGTGAGTCTCTGTGTACTTCAGTTCTTTAAGCACCTTTGCCATTATTCTAGACCTCCTTTTCTCTTTTACCGTTTGTAGTGTTTTTGATAAAAAGGTTTTTTTACCTTTTTTGCTTTTTTCTCTTTACCGTGAATAACGATAAGCATCTCTTCTTCATTAGCTGCATCGGCTTCCACTAGAGCAAGGGCGATACTTTTCTCAAGACTTGGGGAATAACCACCAGTAGTAACCCTTCCAATGGTCTGCCCTTTCGCTCTGACTTCATAATGTTCCCGGGGAATTCCCTTGTCTACCATTTCAAGAGCTACTGTTTTACGAGGAACTCCCTTTTCTTTCATCGCAGCGAGACAATCTCTCCCTATGAAAGCGGTATCAAGTTTTACAAAGAATCCTAATCCTGCTTCAAGAGGAGTAATATGAGCCCCGAGCTCATGTCCGTAAAGAGGCAGTCCAGCTTCGAAGCGAAGACTATCTCTGCAACCAAGTCCTGCCGGA
This window encodes:
- the gcvPB gene encoding aminomethyl-transferring glycine dehydrogenase subunit GcvPB; the protein is MIRLVPPIFEKSVPGRKGYSLPKLDVPKKDVESIIPHAMLRKEEADLPEVSEVDVVRHFTRLSQLNYAVDEGLYPLGSCTMKYNPKLNEDMAKLTGFSEIHPLQDTKTVQGALALIYELSEMLAEITGMKAVSLQPAAGAHGELTGNMIIKAYHQHRGDTKRTKMIVPDTAHGTNPASAAVAGFEVVEVKSNERGNVDIEALKALMSDEIAGIMLTNPNTLGLFEEDILEIAKIIHDAGGLLYYDGANANAILGKARPGDMGFDVIHLNLHKSFSTPHGGGGPGSGPVGVCEKLVPFLPSPLVVKNNDNTYDFDYDRPLSIGKVRSFYGNFGVLVRAYTYIRTMGPDGLRAVAENAVLNANYAQAMLKKDFVLDFDRICKHEFVLSGKKQHNEFGVSTLDMAKRLMDYGFHPSTVYFPHLVEEAIMIEPPETESKEEIDAFIQALLAIAKEAEEKPECFKDAPYCTIVSRLDETQAARKPVLRWQPEEE
- the gcvPA gene encoding aminomethyl-transferring glycine dehydrogenase subunit GcvPA — its product is MARFIPNTEEQRQEMLRTVGVSSIDSLFADIPESIRLGKNLNIPSALSELELSRQISSMAAQNANAQDYACFLGAGVYDHFIPTVVNHLAGRQEFLTSYTPYQPEVSQGTLQTIFEYQTMICELTGMDVANASMYDGATAMAEVAFMAAASTKRSEVLVARSANPESKKVLETYAPYQHIKVTEIGFKNGQLDVDDLKKHLSDNIAAVFVQTPNFFGALEDLKGIGEIVKNAGALFAVATDLMALSLLEPPVTFGADAVIGDGQPMGNAMSFGGPGFGFLAVTKKYMRKIPGRVVGQTLDRNGKTGYVLTLQAREQHIRREKATSNICSNHNLNIVMATIYMSLMGKKGLREVAEACLQKAAYTRDLLIEDKKFKPLFDAPFFREFAVICPETPEALNKRLFEQGFIGGYSLSREYPELENSWLVAVTEKRTRDEIDRFARIARGE
- the gcvH gene encoding glycine cleavage system protein GcvH, which translates into the protein MAKVLKELKYTETHEWVKVEDGKARIGITDYAQHAMGDIVYVELPEEGAEVSAGSDFCVVESVKGANDVYSPVSGTIVESNSELEDSPELVNEDPYASWIAVLEMSDPSELDNLLDWEAYKKLCDSLETQEGA